Below is a genomic region from Granulicella sp. L56.
ATGGGGCGGCCGTGGGGGCAGCTGGTGGGATGCTCGGTTTTTCCTAGCTCGGCGAGCAGCCAGTCGATTTTGACGGGTTCGAGAGGCGTGTTGATCTTGATGGCAGCGTGGCAGGCGATGCTGGCGGCAATGCGGCGGCGACGGGTCTCGGAGTTCTCGGTTTGCTGCTCTCGGTCTGGGACGGCGAGGACCTCTTCCAACATGCGCTCCAGTTCCCTGCCTTCGAGGCCCACTGGCGCGGCCTTGATGGCGATGGTGTTGGGGCCGAAGGGCTCGGCCTCGAAGCCGTTGCGGTCCAGCTCGTCGGCGAGGCGCGCGAAGGAGACCATCTGCGCGGGGAGAAGATCGATCAGGACAGGCATCAGCAGGCGTTGGCGCTGGACGCTCTCCGTGTCGCGGGCGCGGAGGATCTTTTCGAAGAGGACGCGCTCGTGGGCTACGTGCTGGTCTACGATCCATAGGCCCTCGTCGTTGACGGCGAGGATGAACGAGTCGCGGAGCTGGCCGAGGGGCTTCAGCGTGGCGAGGGCGTTGAGGGTTTCGTTTTCGTTGGGCGATGCCTCGCCTTCGTAGCCTACGGGGATTTGGGCTTCAGGGAAGGCGAGGCTGCCGGGGGATTCTGGGACTTGTGGAGCGGCGAGGTTGAAGGGCGCGATGTCGGATGCGGTGGGATCTGCTTCGGACTGCGGTTCGAAGACGGGCTGTGATGGGCCGTTACTCATGGGGCTTACGTCGAGGAGCAGCGAGGCGCTGGCGTGGGGTGTGTTGTGCAGCGCGGCGGCGAAGCTGGCTACAGGGCGGCTCTGCATGAGCGTGGTGCGAACGGTGTCGCGGATGAAGTCGTGCACGAAGCTCGACTGGCGGAAGCGAACTTCAGTCTTCGCGGGATGGACGTTGACATCTACCTCTTGGGGTGGCATTTCCAGGAAGAGGAGGACGACCGGGAATGAAGTTGGCGGGATAATGTTGCGGTAGGCCTCGTTGAGCGCGTGCAGGACGAGCTTGTCGCGCACGAGGCGATGGTTGACGAAGACGTAGACGGAGTTGCGGTTGAGCTTTTGCAGCTCGGGCTTGGAGACGAAGCCGGTGATGCGGAGATAGCCGGGATCGGGCGGCGTGTAGTCCTGCTCGCGCTTCCAGGGTGGCGGCTCGGGCAGACCGGCGCGGGTGAAGTCCATCTCGGCGGTGGTGGAGAGCATGAGGCCGGAGGTCTCGCGGCCAAAGATCTGGAAGAGGCGGTCGGCGCTGTTGCTGACGGCTGGCGCGATCAGGAGGGCTTGCGTGGTGTTGTGCAGCTCGAAGTGTTTGGTGGGGTGGGCGAGCGCGTAGTTCGTGACCAG
It encodes:
- the mutL gene encoding DNA mismatch repair endonuclease MutL — its product is MGRIRILSDLVANQIAAGEVVERPASVAKELLENSIDAGATRIRIEVEAGGRKLIRIADNGHGMVKDDALLAFERHATSKLRTSDDLLSISTLGFRGEALPSIASVSRLILETRAPEEDSGTLVEIAGGNILRVEEAGLPAGTTITIRDLFFNTPARRKFLRSEQTELSHIASLVTNYALAHPTKHFELHNTTQALLIAPAVSNSADRLFQIFGRETSGLMLSTTAEMDFTRAGLPEPPPWKREQDYTPPDPGYLRITGFVSKPELQKLNRNSVYVFVNHRLVRDKLVLHALNEAYRNIIPPTSFPVVLLFLEMPPQEVDVNVHPAKTEVRFRQSSFVHDFIRDTVRTTLMQSRPVASFAAALHNTPHASASLLLDVSPMSNGPSQPVFEPQSEADPTASDIAPFNLAAPQVPESPGSLAFPEAQIPVGYEGEASPNENETLNALATLKPLGQLRDSFILAVNDEGLWIVDQHVAHERVLFEKILRARDTESVQRQRLLMPVLIDLLPAQMVSFARLADELDRNGFEAEPFGPNTIAIKAAPVGLEGRELERMLEEVLAVPDREQQTENSETRRRRIAASIACHAAIKINTPLEPVKIDWLLAELGKTEHPTSCPHGRPIALRYSHKDIAKAFQRI